In a single window of the Streptacidiphilus sp. P02-A3a genome:
- a CDS encoding cysteine dioxygenase family protein, whose product MSSTDPYHGLSDVSIAGDPLAWPHLAPLPQTHPTTVGDFAALARRVAADTERWRPLVRYDPLTRWYSRLETGPGYEVWLLSWLPGQGSGGHDHGRSSGVLTVVQGALTERSLTGSGQSVRRLGAGAQRMFAPGYLHEVVNDALEPAVSVHVYFPGLTEMTPYGSGWPQAQPHTHDGDRSAVPAEG is encoded by the coding sequence GTGTCGAGCACCGATCCCTACCACGGCCTCAGCGACGTCAGCATCGCCGGTGACCCGCTGGCCTGGCCGCACCTCGCGCCGCTGCCGCAGACCCACCCCACCACCGTGGGCGACTTCGCCGCGCTCGCCCGCCGCGTCGCCGCCGACACCGAGCGCTGGCGTCCGCTGGTCCGCTACGACCCGCTGACCCGCTGGTACTCCCGACTGGAGACCGGGCCGGGGTACGAGGTGTGGCTGCTGAGCTGGCTCCCGGGCCAGGGCAGCGGCGGGCACGACCACGGCCGCTCGTCCGGCGTGCTGACCGTGGTCCAGGGGGCGCTGACCGAGCGCTCGCTGACCGGCTCCGGGCAGAGCGTGCGGCGACTCGGCGCGGGCGCGCAGCGGATGTTCGCGCCCGGCTACCTGCACGAGGTGGTGAACGACGCGCTGGAGCCCGCGGTCAGCGTCCACGTCTACTTCCCCGGGCTGACCGAGATGACGCCGTACGGCTCCGGCTGGCCGCAGGCGCAGCCGCACACGCACGACGGGGATAGGTCCGCGGTACCGGCGGAGGGCTGA
- a CDS encoding WhiB family transcriptional regulator — protein MSELFELMIADDETGEEELGWQERALCAQTDPESFFPEKGGSTREAKKVCLACEVRSECLEYALANDERFGIWGGLSERERRRLKKAVV, from the coding sequence ATGAGCGAGCTCTTTGAGTTGATGATCGCCGACGACGAAACCGGCGAGGAAGAGCTCGGCTGGCAGGAGCGAGCCCTTTGCGCCCAGACCGACCCTGAGTCCTTCTTCCCGGAGAAGGGCGGTTCCACCCGCGAGGCGAAGAAGGTCTGCCTCGCCTGCGAAGTCCGCTCCGAGTGCCTGGAGTACGCCCTCGCCAACGACGAGCGCTTCGGCATCTGGGGCGGCCTGTCCGAGCGCGAGCGCCGCCGCCTCAAGAAGGCCGTGGTCTGA
- a CDS encoding glycosyltransferase, giving the protein MTATATPYGHPAPGRPPAYPRHLVTAVLVAHDGARWLPQALNGLLAQDRPAQRILAADTGSTDQSPQLLADALGPDAVHQYGRRTGFGAAVNETVRGTSPLRPEDLPYTITDGGYDPVGNGGGDQFGDPLGHHDELAADQMLAGGSSEPVEWLWLLHDDCEPAPDALRKLLQVAETTPTAAVIGPKLRSWYDRRQLLEVGVSIARSGRRWTGLDRREQDQGQRDQVRPVLSVSTAGMLVRRDVFEELGGFDDALPLMRDDVDLCWRVAAAGHRTVVAPDAALRHAEAASRERRPIDCARPGHPHRIDKAGAVFTLLANSRGLLLPYLMLRITVSTLLRALGYLLGKTPGQAVDELAGLAHVLLRFGGVLAARGRRRRTRSHDAIDDRSLFPAPGATARAAVENLFADLAGRTGNEAMSSRHGSVESGPVDDDAEFLEIEQFARLKRIARKPAPVLFAALLVITLVACRNLLGTGALYGGALLPTPGGASDLWQQYAASWQANGVGSAGGAPPYLGVLAALSSLTLGNPGLAVSLLLILAVPLAGVSAYLVSRPLIASRFVRAWASAGYALLPAATGALAQGRIGTAVLAVLLPPLARAAAIAVGLGIRRETAARGGRPGWRSAWVAALLLTLTTAFVPLAWVLGLLLAGGALLAAFLRGGAFGRGLGALRTLGLRCVVIVGTPLLVLAPWSLGLLTHPARLLLEAGIPGAVGPTATAANLLLLNPGGSGTVPGLLVVGILLAALAALLRADRRRAVVAAWGGASVGILGTVLTAAVKVVPGPGQQAVSVWAGPATLIAGIALLSAAAIGADGARDRVAGIDFGWRQPVAAIVLLAAGLAPVAAAGWWVLHGADGPLERGNGQLVPAFIAQQAGGTNQIRTLVLRTGDNGGVVSYSLVRGTGPTIGSAESSDATAPSANLSALVGNLVAGAGGEPADQLADYAVQYIQVLAPVSAQLSANLDGTPGLTRLNQQQSGSIWRLTANVSRAVIQSQGGADVSVPAGAVDVDATIAAGTSGRVLRLADSADPGWHATLDGTALTPTTVDGWAQGFELPASGGKLAVSYRESPTHIGWIAGQSFLALVVLVLALPGRRDHRDDDQPEEGDGPEAQAATEAPLPGSRRARRLAADAADDEATAPGEPSADPGAEPPLRPQSEPEPEPVSAFVPAQQAWEQPPQPYAQPEATQPYGWDQYATPQQPYEQQGYEQQPYPAEPGYQQPYYPEQQYPGQPYYPDQGFPPEPGFAPEPGYAPEPGYAPEPGYVPEPGYPPEPGYVPEQAYPAEPGYGPEQGYPQPGYEWPGGVPVPGQAVPQHDTGAYGSLPPDDPWLQGNDAHGTHHDGTGN; this is encoded by the coding sequence ATGACTGCCACAGCGACTCCCTACGGCCACCCTGCGCCAGGACGCCCACCCGCGTACCCCCGGCACCTGGTCACCGCCGTCCTCGTCGCCCACGACGGAGCCCGCTGGCTGCCACAGGCCCTCAACGGCCTGCTCGCTCAGGACCGTCCGGCCCAGCGCATCCTCGCGGCCGACACCGGCTCCACCGACCAGAGCCCGCAGTTGCTCGCCGACGCGCTCGGCCCCGACGCCGTCCACCAGTACGGTCGTCGTACCGGCTTCGGCGCCGCCGTCAACGAGACCGTGCGCGGCACCAGCCCGCTGCGGCCCGAGGACCTGCCCTACACCATCACCGACGGCGGCTACGACCCGGTCGGGAACGGCGGCGGCGACCAGTTCGGCGACCCCCTCGGCCACCACGACGAACTCGCCGCCGACCAGATGCTCGCGGGCGGCTCCAGCGAACCGGTGGAATGGCTGTGGCTGCTCCACGACGACTGCGAGCCCGCGCCCGACGCGCTGCGCAAACTGCTCCAGGTGGCCGAGACCACCCCCACCGCCGCCGTCATCGGCCCGAAGCTCCGCAGCTGGTACGACCGCAGGCAGCTGCTTGAGGTCGGCGTCAGCATCGCCCGCAGCGGACGCCGCTGGACCGGCCTCGACCGGCGCGAGCAGGACCAGGGCCAGCGCGACCAGGTCCGGCCGGTGCTCTCGGTCTCCACCGCGGGCATGCTGGTCCGCCGCGACGTCTTCGAGGAGCTCGGCGGCTTCGACGACGCGCTGCCGCTGATGCGCGACGACGTCGACCTGTGCTGGCGGGTCGCCGCGGCCGGACACCGCACCGTGGTCGCCCCGGACGCCGCCCTGCGGCACGCCGAGGCCGCCAGCCGCGAACGCCGCCCCATCGACTGCGCCCGCCCCGGCCACCCGCACCGCATCGACAAGGCCGGCGCGGTCTTCACGCTGCTGGCCAACTCCCGCGGGCTGCTGCTGCCGTACCTGATGCTGCGGATCACCGTCAGCACCCTGCTGCGCGCCCTCGGCTACCTGCTCGGCAAGACCCCCGGCCAGGCCGTGGACGAACTCGCCGGGCTCGCCCACGTGCTGCTCCGCTTCGGCGGGGTGCTCGCCGCCCGCGGCCGCCGCCGCCGTACCCGCAGCCACGACGCCATAGACGACCGGAGCCTGTTCCCGGCGCCCGGTGCGACCGCCCGGGCGGCCGTCGAGAACCTGTTCGCCGACCTGGCCGGGCGGACCGGCAACGAGGCGATGTCCAGCCGCCACGGCTCGGTCGAGTCCGGACCGGTCGACGACGACGCCGAGTTCCTGGAGATCGAGCAGTTCGCCCGGCTGAAGCGGATCGCCCGCAAGCCCGCGCCGGTCCTCTTCGCCGCCCTGCTGGTGATCACCCTCGTCGCCTGCCGCAACCTGCTCGGCACCGGAGCCCTCTACGGCGGCGCGCTGCTGCCCACCCCCGGCGGCGCGTCCGACCTCTGGCAGCAGTACGCGGCCAGCTGGCAGGCCAACGGCGTCGGCTCGGCCGGTGGCGCCCCGCCGTACCTCGGGGTGCTCGCCGCGCTGTCCAGCCTGACGCTCGGCAACCCCGGACTGGCCGTCAGCCTGCTGCTGATCCTCGCCGTGCCGCTCGCGGGCGTCTCCGCCTACCTGGTGTCCCGGCCGCTGATCGCCTCCCGCTTCGTGCGGGCCTGGGCCAGCGCCGGGTACGCGCTGCTGCCCGCGGCCACCGGCGCGCTCGCCCAGGGCCGGATCGGCACGGCGGTACTGGCTGTGCTGCTGCCGCCGCTCGCCCGCGCCGCCGCCATCGCCGTCGGCCTCGGTATCCGCCGCGAGACCGCTGCCCGCGGCGGACGCCCGGGCTGGCGCAGCGCCTGGGTCGCCGCCCTGCTGCTGACCCTCACCACCGCCTTCGTCCCGCTCGCCTGGGTGCTCGGGCTGCTGCTCGCCGGTGGCGCGCTGCTCGCCGCCTTCCTGCGCGGCGGCGCCTTCGGCCGCGGCCTGGGCGCGCTGCGCACCCTCGGCCTGCGCTGCGTGGTCATCGTCGGCACCCCGCTGCTGGTACTCGCCCCCTGGTCGCTCGGCCTGCTCACGCACCCGGCGCGGCTGCTGCTGGAGGCCGGGATCCCCGGCGCGGTCGGCCCGACCGCGACGGCCGCCAACCTGCTGCTGCTCAACCCGGGCGGCAGCGGCACCGTCCCCGGCCTGCTGGTCGTCGGCATCCTGCTGGCCGCGCTGGCCGCGCTGCTGCGCGCCGACCGCCGCCGGGCCGTGGTCGCCGCCTGGGGCGGCGCCTCCGTCGGCATCCTCGGCACGGTGCTCACCGCCGCCGTGAAGGTGGTGCCCGGACCGGGCCAGCAGGCGGTCTCGGTCTGGGCCGGACCAGCCACCCTGATCGCCGGGATCGCGCTGCTCTCCGCCGCCGCCATCGGCGCCGACGGGGCCCGGGACCGGGTCGCCGGGATCGACTTCGGCTGGCGGCAGCCGGTCGCCGCGATCGTCCTGCTCGCCGCCGGGCTGGCACCGGTCGCCGCCGCCGGATGGTGGGTGCTGCACGGCGCCGACGGCCCGCTGGAGCGCGGCAACGGACAGCTGGTACCCGCCTTCATCGCCCAGCAGGCGGGCGGCACCAACCAGATCCGCACGCTGGTCCTGCGGACCGGTGACAACGGCGGAGTGGTCTCGTACTCCCTGGTCCGCGGCACCGGGCCGACCATCGGCAGCGCCGAGTCCAGCGACGCGACCGCCCCCTCCGCGAACCTCAGCGCCCTGGTCGGCAACCTGGTCGCCGGGGCCGGCGGCGAACCGGCGGACCAGCTCGCCGACTACGCGGTGCAGTACATCCAGGTCCTGGCCCCGGTCAGCGCCCAGCTCAGCGCGAACCTCGACGGCACCCCCGGGCTCACCCGGCTCAACCAGCAGCAGAGCGGCAGCATCTGGCGGCTCACCGCGAACGTGTCCCGGGCGGTCATCCAGAGCCAGGGCGGCGCCGACGTCAGCGTCCCCGCCGGAGCGGTGGACGTCGACGCGACCATCGCCGCCGGTACCTCCGGCCGGGTGCTGCGCCTCGCCGACTCCGCCGACCCGGGCTGGCACGCCACCCTGGACGGGACCGCGCTCACCCCGACCACGGTCGACGGCTGGGCGCAGGGCTTCGAACTGCCCGCGAGCGGCGGCAAGCTGGCCGTGTCCTACCGGGAGAGCCCGACGCACATCGGCTGGATCGCCGGACAGTCCTTCCTGGCCCTGGTGGTGCTGGTGCTGGCGCTGCCGGGACGCCGCGACCACCGCGACGACGACCAGCCGGAGGAGGGCGACGGCCCGGAGGCCCAGGCGGCCACCGAGGCCCCGCTGCCCGGCTCCCGCCGGGCCCGCCGACTGGCCGCGGACGCCGCGGACGACGAGGCGACCGCCCCCGGCGAGCCGTCGGCCGACCCGGGCGCGGAGCCCCCGCTGCGGCCCCAGTCGGAGCCGGAGCCGGAGCCGGTCTCGGCCTTCGTGCCGGCGCAGCAGGCCTGGGAGCAGCCGCCGCAGCCGTACGCCCAGCCCGAGGCCACCCAGCCGTACGGCTGGGACCAGTACGCCACCCCGCAGCAGCCCTACGAGCAGCAGGGGTACGAGCAGCAGCCCTACCCCGCCGAGCCGGGGTACCAGCAGCCCTACTACCCGGAGCAGCAGTACCCCGGGCAGCCGTACTACCCGGACCAGGGCTTCCCGCCCGAGCCCGGCTTCGCCCCCGAGCCGGGTTACGCGCCGGAACCTGGGTACGCGCCCGAGCCGGGCTACGTGCCGGAACCTGGGTACCCGCCCGAGCCGGGCTACGTGCCGGAACAGGCCTACCCGGCCGAGCCGGGCTACGGCCCCGAGCAGGGCTATCCGCAGCCGGGATACGAATGGCCCGGCGGCGTACCGGTGCCCGGCCAGGCCGTGCCCCAGCACGACACCGGGGCCTACGGCTCGCTCCCGCCCGACGACCCGTGGCTCCAGGGCAACGACGCGCACGGCACCCACCACGACGGAACCGGGAACTGA
- a CDS encoding DUF5719 family protein yields the protein MISRTTQSLLGAVGVLAIAVGVAEVHPPTSQAAVSGTTVRTAVQNTALVCPAPLQGGGSTVYSLAVPGSSSSTSTTGSAVLSPLAAGSGAGPAASSSAAPSASSSAPASTPQALVQQTSIGGTTSAKGASGDKAPALTGTATGATAPGFTVQQTTTDTDQTLSGTECTAPGTDFWFAGADSNKGSNDTIELTNTEDTASDADIHIFNGAGEVENAQASNLDIPADGSLSLSLSSLLSPFNSNTSLAVHVVVHTGRIAAALHAQSSHGTDWLPATTLGTSQVIPGLPGDVSDATLVVADTGATDAELNIHLASSGGLIVPAGHESIDVKAGTVASVDLGAITHGEPATLELTPASGTGQPPVPVVAGIQVVRGGSGSTDTGYLAGAGPIGQRTTAAGDSAGDSTLLLSTLTTASTVKVTSVGGSGSTPSVQNVSVPAGATVSVTPKAPSGSGPFAVTIEPVSGGPVYAARMISRKSGSNLGFTIQQLSDDHSTVEIPHVVQDGSVLLP from the coding sequence ATGATCAGCCGTACCACGCAGTCCCTGCTCGGAGCCGTCGGCGTGCTCGCCATCGCCGTCGGCGTGGCCGAGGTCCACCCGCCGACCAGCCAGGCGGCGGTCTCCGGCACCACCGTGCGCACCGCCGTGCAGAACACCGCCCTGGTGTGCCCGGCGCCGCTCCAGGGCGGCGGCAGCACCGTCTACAGCCTGGCCGTCCCGGGATCGTCCAGCAGCACCTCGACGACCGGCAGCGCGGTACTCAGCCCGCTGGCGGCGGGCAGCGGGGCGGGACCGGCCGCCTCGTCCTCCGCCGCGCCGTCGGCGTCCTCCTCGGCGCCCGCGTCCACGCCGCAGGCGCTGGTCCAGCAGACCAGTATCGGCGGCACGACCAGCGCGAAGGGGGCGTCCGGCGACAAGGCGCCCGCGCTGACCGGCACCGCCACCGGCGCGACCGCCCCCGGGTTCACCGTGCAGCAGACCACGACCGACACCGACCAGACCCTCTCCGGGACCGAGTGCACCGCCCCCGGCACGGACTTCTGGTTCGCGGGGGCCGACTCGAACAAGGGCAGCAACGACACCATCGAACTGACCAACACCGAGGACACCGCCTCCGACGCCGACATCCACATCTTCAACGGCGCGGGCGAGGTGGAGAACGCCCAGGCGTCCAACCTCGACATCCCCGCCGACGGCAGCCTGTCGCTGTCGCTGTCGAGCCTGCTCAGCCCGTTCAACAGCAACACCTCGCTGGCCGTGCACGTGGTCGTGCACACCGGACGGATCGCCGCCGCCCTGCACGCGCAGAGCAGCCACGGAACCGACTGGCTGCCCGCCACCACGCTCGGCACCAGCCAGGTCATCCCCGGCCTGCCCGGCGACGTCAGTGACGCGACGCTGGTGGTGGCCGACACCGGGGCCACCGACGCGGAGCTGAACATCCACCTCGCCTCCTCCGGCGGCCTGATCGTCCCGGCCGGTCACGAGTCCATCGACGTCAAGGCGGGCACGGTGGCCTCGGTGGACCTCGGCGCGATCACCCACGGCGAGCCCGCCACACTCGAACTCACCCCGGCGTCCGGCACCGGCCAGCCGCCGGTCCCGGTGGTCGCCGGGATCCAGGTGGTCCGGGGCGGCAGCGGCTCCACGGACACTGGCTACCTGGCCGGAGCCGGTCCGATCGGGCAGCGCACCACGGCTGCGGGCGACTCGGCCGGTGACTCGACGCTGCTGCTCAGCACCCTCACCACGGCCTCGACCGTGAAGGTCACCTCGGTCGGCGGCAGCGGCAGCACCCCGAGCGTGCAGAACGTGTCCGTCCCGGCGGGGGCGACCGTGTCGGTGACGCCGAAGGCGCCGTCCGGCAGCGGTCCCTTCGCGGTGACCATCGAACCGGTCTCCGGCGGCCCCGTCTACGCGGCGAGGATGATCAGCCGAAAGAGTGGTTCCAACCTCGGGTTCACCATCCAGCAGCTCTCGGACGACCACAGCACGGTGGAGATCCCGCACGTGGTCCAGGACGGCTCGGTGCTGCTGCCCTGA
- a CDS encoding metallopeptidase family protein, which produces MDRPAASDSRPRRRDRHGRGLRGPLAPPQVPITLSRSEIFDDFVRESVERLERRWPQLSEVEFAVQDVPGPLPGEPEPDLDDVRADDVLLGRLLPAPKGGSARIVIYRRPVESRAKGRDERAALVHEIVVEQVAELLGVDPESVDPRFGEED; this is translated from the coding sequence GTGGACAGACCAGCCGCCTCCGACAGCCGTCCGCGCCGACGCGACCGTCACGGTCGTGGGCTTCGCGGCCCCCTGGCGCCCCCGCAGGTGCCCATCACGCTGAGCAGATCGGAGATCTTCGACGACTTCGTCCGGGAGTCCGTGGAGCGCCTTGAGCGGCGATGGCCGCAGCTCAGCGAGGTGGAGTTCGCGGTTCAGGACGTGCCGGGCCCGCTGCCCGGGGAGCCCGAGCCGGATCTGGACGACGTCCGCGCCGACGACGTGCTGCTGGGCCGCCTGCTGCCGGCGCCCAAGGGCGGTTCGGCCCGGATCGTGATCTACCGGCGGCCGGTGGAGAGCCGTGCCAAGGGCCGGGACGAGCGCGCGGCGCTCGTCCACGAGATCGTCGTGGAACAGGTCGCCGAACTGCTGGGGGTCGATCCCGAGTCGGTCGACCCCCGCTTCGGCGAGGAGGACTAG
- a CDS encoding DUF3499 domain-containing protein — translation MVVSPVRRCSRTACGRPAVATLTYVYADSTAVLGPLATYAEPHCYDLCAEHSERLTAPRGWEVVRLTVDSGPIRPSGDDLEALANAVREAARPPVRRQDGGSQADPTEVGRRGHLRVLRSPDA, via the coding sequence ATCGTCGTGAGCCCTGTCCGTCGCTGTTCGCGCACCGCGTGCGGTCGTCCCGCCGTCGCGACGCTGACGTACGTCTACGCGGACTCGACGGCTGTCCTCGGCCCGCTCGCCACCTACGCCGAACCGCACTGCTACGACCTGTGCGCCGAGCACTCCGAGCGCCTCACCGCGCCGCGCGGGTGGGAGGTGGTCCGCCTCACCGTCGACTCCGGGCCGATCCGGCCCAGTGGCGACGACCTGGAGGCGCTGGCCAACGCCGTCCGCGAGGCGGCCAGACCGCCGGTACGCCGTCAGGACGGCGGCAGCCAGGCGGATCCGACCGAGGTCGGCCGCCGAGGCCACCTCCGCGTCCTGCGCTCGCCCGACGCCTGA
- a CDS encoding phosphomannomutase/phosphoglucomutase codes for MRDLKQIVKAYDVRGVVPEQWDESLSRAFGAAFVQVTGASAIVVGHDMRPSSPGLSRAFAEGAAAQGTDVVEIGLCSTDQLYFASGKLDLPGAMFTASHNPAQYNGIKLCRAGAAPIGEDTGLVEIRELVESWTDAEGTVTVPAAAEGVTEGLITQQDELHPYAAYLRGLVELSGIRPLKVAVDAGNGMGGHTVPTVFDGLPLDVVPMYFELDGTFPNHEANPLDPKNLVDLQAKVREVGADIGLAFDGDADRCFVVDERGEPISPSAITALVAVRELAKAKAAGEPEPTIIHNLITSWTVPEVVREHGGKTVRTRVGHSFIKQEMARTGAVFGGEHSAHYYFRDFWRADTGMLAALHVLAALGEQQGTLSALVAEYDRYAASGEINSTVDDQKARTAAVRAAYAEVPGVVFDELDGLTVTVGDWWFNLRASNTEPLLRLNVEARDEATMAKVRDEVLAIVRG; via the coding sequence GTGCGTGACCTCAAGCAGATCGTGAAGGCGTATGACGTGCGCGGCGTGGTCCCCGAGCAGTGGGACGAGTCGCTCTCCCGTGCCTTCGGGGCAGCATTCGTCCAGGTCACCGGCGCGAGTGCGATCGTTGTCGGCCATGACATGCGCCCGTCCTCGCCCGGGCTGAGCCGCGCCTTCGCCGAGGGCGCCGCCGCACAGGGGACCGACGTCGTCGAGATCGGGCTCTGCTCGACCGACCAGCTGTACTTCGCCAGCGGCAAGCTGGACCTGCCCGGCGCGATGTTCACCGCCAGCCACAACCCCGCCCAGTACAACGGCATCAAGCTGTGCCGCGCCGGTGCCGCCCCGATCGGCGAGGACACCGGTCTGGTGGAGATCCGCGAGCTGGTGGAGTCCTGGACCGACGCCGAGGGCACGGTGACCGTTCCGGCCGCCGCCGAGGGCGTCACCGAGGGCCTGATCACCCAGCAGGACGAGCTGCACCCCTACGCGGCCTATCTGCGCGGCCTGGTGGAGCTCAGCGGTATCCGCCCGCTGAAGGTCGCCGTCGACGCCGGGAACGGCATGGGCGGCCACACCGTGCCGACCGTCTTCGACGGCCTCCCGCTGGACGTCGTGCCCATGTACTTCGAACTCGACGGGACCTTCCCCAACCACGAGGCGAACCCGCTCGACCCGAAGAACCTGGTCGACCTCCAGGCCAAGGTGCGCGAGGTCGGCGCCGACATCGGCCTCGCCTTCGACGGCGACGCCGACCGCTGCTTCGTGGTGGACGAGCGCGGCGAGCCGATCTCCCCCTCCGCGATCACCGCCCTGGTCGCGGTCCGCGAGCTGGCCAAGGCCAAGGCGGCCGGGGAGCCGGAGCCGACGATCATCCACAACCTGATCACCTCCTGGACCGTGCCCGAGGTCGTTCGCGAGCACGGCGGCAAGACCGTCCGCACCCGGGTCGGACACTCCTTCATCAAGCAGGAGATGGCCCGCACCGGCGCGGTCTTCGGCGGCGAGCACTCGGCGCACTACTACTTCCGCGACTTCTGGCGCGCCGACACCGGCATGCTGGCCGCCCTGCACGTCCTGGCCGCGCTCGGCGAGCAGCAGGGCACGCTCTCCGCCCTGGTCGCCGAGTACGACCGTTACGCCGCCTCGGGCGAGATCAACAGCACCGTGGACGACCAGAAGGCGCGCACCGCCGCCGTCCGCGCCGCCTACGCCGAGGTCCCGGGCGTGGTCTTCGACGAGCTCGACGGGCTGACGGTCACCGTGGGCGACTGGTGGTTCAACCTCCGGGCCTCCAACACCGAGCCGCTGCTCCGGCTCAACGTGGAGGCCCGGGACGAGGCCACCATGGCCAAGGTCCGCGACGAGGTCCTGGCCATCGTCCGCGGCTGA
- a CDS encoding Trm112 family protein, which produces MSIDPALLEIFACPQCHAPLTETDEELVCTGADCGLAYPVRDGIPVLLVDEARRPD; this is translated from the coding sequence ATGAGCATCGACCCCGCCCTGCTGGAGATCTTCGCCTGCCCGCAGTGCCACGCGCCGCTCACCGAGACCGACGAGGAGCTGGTCTGCACCGGCGCCGACTGCGGCCTCGCCTACCCCGTGCGCGACGGGATCCCGGTGCTCCTCGTCGACGAAGCCCGGCGCCCCGACTGA
- a CDS encoding SIS domain-containing protein: MFEEWLLDDQAALTRADEAGLLLDLASAGATVRRAVRLAGEAGLDRLRPEGRPRAVLVAGHGTGVVVGDLLAALGGTVCPITVLSPSLTDPAHASDRPGRNTTASDLRSDLTLSLDWALPGWVGPSDLLLVLSTSGTEPGLISLAQLAYTRGCSVVSVSPTGSSLAGATLQVRGLPLPFDVTGGALEPIPGLERDLPQEAPSALWGLLAPVLAFADRVGIISIPVSSLQSAADQLDEMAVRCGPAADTYSNPAKSLAIQLDGMLPLLWSDGPGTAAVARRFAAVLAAEAARPAVTGMLPDVLISQHGLLRGQLGAEPDEDDFFRDRTEEPDALRYKILLLRRVQPPAGGQHQPELSPESAVQSQSQAQPQPQSEPDTAPAAEPHPVPYAVARAHRLATDHRIGIQELTSAQPDTLGAMTELLALADFAAIYLGLASSSSPRVR, from the coding sequence ATGTTCGAGGAGTGGCTGCTGGACGACCAGGCCGCGCTGACCCGTGCCGACGAGGCCGGGCTGTTGCTCGACCTGGCCTCAGCCGGTGCCACGGTGCGCCGGGCCGTCCGCCTGGCCGGTGAGGCGGGCCTCGACCGGCTGCGCCCCGAGGGCCGCCCCCGCGCCGTCCTCGTCGCCGGACACGGCACCGGCGTCGTCGTGGGCGATCTGCTCGCGGCCCTCGGCGGCACCGTCTGCCCGATCACGGTCCTCAGTCCGAGCCTGACCGACCCGGCCCACGCCTCGGACCGCCCCGGCCGGAACACGACCGCCAGTGACCTCCGCTCGGACCTGACGCTGAGCCTCGACTGGGCCCTCCCCGGCTGGGTCGGCCCGTCCGACCTGCTGCTGGTCCTGTCCACCAGCGGAACCGAACCCGGGCTGATCTCCCTCGCGCAACTCGCGTACACCCGCGGCTGCTCCGTCGTCTCCGTCTCCCCGACGGGCAGCTCCCTCGCCGGAGCCACCCTCCAGGTCCGAGGGCTTCCCCTGCCGTTCGACGTGACGGGGGGCGCTCTGGAGCCCATCCCTGGACTCGAACGGGACCTCCCGCAGGAGGCGCCGTCCGCTCTGTGGGGGCTGCTGGCCCCGGTACTGGCCTTCGCCGACCGCGTCGGCATCATTTCCATTCCGGTCTCCTCCCTGCAATCCGCCGCCGACCAGCTGGACGAGATGGCGGTCCGCTGCGGCCCGGCGGCCGACACCTACTCCAATCCGGCCAAGAGCCTGGCCATCCAGCTCGACGGCATGCTGCCGCTGCTCTGGTCCGACGGCCCCGGAACCGCCGCTGTGGCCCGGCGCTTCGCCGCCGTGCTCGCCGCCGAGGCGGCCCGCCCCGCCGTCACCGGCATGCTGCCGGATGTGCTGATCAGTCAGCACGGCCTGCTGCGCGGGCAACTCGGCGCGGAGCCGGACGAGGACGACTTCTTCCGCGACCGCACCGAGGAACCCGACGCCCTGCGGTACAAGATCCTGCTGCTGCGCCGGGTCCAGCCACCCGCCGGTGGCCAGCACCAGCCCGAGCTCTCACCCGAGTCCGCTGTTCAGTCCCAGTCCCAGGCCCAGCCCCAGCCCCAGTCCGAGCCCGACACCGCGCCCGCAGCGGAGCCGCACCCCGTGCCGTACGCCGTGGCCAGGGCCCACCGCCTGGCCACGGACCACCGGATCGGTATCCAGGAGCTGACCTCGGCCCAGCCGGACACCCTCGGGGCGATGACCGAACTGCTCGCGCTGGCCGATTTCGCCGCCATCTACCTGGGTCTAGCCTCTTCCTCCAGTCCGCGCGTCCGCTGA